The Pan troglodytes isolate AG18354 chromosome 8, NHGRI_mPanTro3-v2.0_pri, whole genome shotgun sequence genome window below encodes:
- the LOC129136106 gene encoding RNA guanine-N7 methyltransferase-activating subunit-like protein, producing the protein MTDTAKAVPNFEEMFASRFTEDDKEYQEYLKRPPESSPIVEEWNSRAGGNQRNRDNRLQDSRQFRGRDGRWGWPSDNRSNQWRGQSCGNNYPQHRQEPYYPDQYGH; encoded by the coding sequence ATGACTGACACAGCCAAAGCTGTTCCAAATTTTGAAGAGATGTTTGCTAGTAGATTCACAGAAGATGACAAGGAGTATCAGGAATACTTGAAACGCCCTCCCGAGTCCTCTCCAATTGTTGAGGAATGGAATAGCAGAGCTGGTGGGAACCAAAGAAACAGAGACAATCGGTTGCAAGATAGCAGACAGTTCAGAGGCAGGGACGGCAGATGGGGGTGGCCAAGTGACAATCGATCCAATCAGTGGCGTGGACAATCCTGCGGTAACAATTACCCGCAACACAGACAAGAACCTTACTATCCCGACCAATATGGACATTAA